A genome region from Tolypothrix sp. PCC 7712 includes the following:
- a CDS encoding ABC transporter permease yields the protein MAMTKRQLPSFLRFPKNPNLSQRFMLIGLAITLLFLLLAFFAPVFQAWGWLQNPKDFLSNPIHDPPSAKYWFGTSRLGHDVFSRTLFGAQAALQVVILATALSMVIGVPLGMVSGYLGGKLDKVLLFLMDSIYTLPGLLLSVTLAFVVGRGILNAAIAISIAYIPQYYRVVRNHTVSVKTEVFIEAAQAMGASTWIVLSRYLFFNVIQSVPVLFTLNAADAILVLGGLGFLGLGLPEEVPEWGHDLKQALEALPTGIWWTTLFPGLAMTLMVVGLSLLGEGLNEFVNPRLRRQNSIRK from the coding sequence ATGGCCATGACAAAACGGCAGCTGCCGTCTTTTTTACGTTTTCCGAAAAATCCGAATCTTTCTCAGCGATTCATGTTGATTGGGTTAGCCATCACCCTGCTGTTTCTCTTGTTGGCATTTTTCGCTCCGGTATTTCAAGCTTGGGGATGGCTGCAAAACCCCAAAGATTTTTTATCTAACCCGATTCACGATCCACCATCAGCTAAATATTGGTTTGGTACTAGCCGCCTAGGGCATGATGTGTTCTCCCGGACGCTATTTGGCGCTCAAGCTGCTTTGCAGGTGGTAATTTTAGCAACAGCGTTGAGTATGGTCATTGGCGTGCCATTAGGTATGGTTAGCGGCTATCTGGGCGGTAAATTGGATAAAGTACTGCTATTTTTAATGGATAGTATTTATACCTTGCCTGGGCTACTACTATCCGTAACGCTAGCATTTGTGGTTGGGCGAGGAATATTAAATGCCGCGATCGCGATTAGCATTGCTTACATTCCTCAATATTACCGAGTTGTTCGCAACCACACTGTGAGCGTTAAAACTGAAGTGTTCATTGAAGCGGCTCAAGCAATGGGTGCTTCTACATGGATAGTGCTGTCTCGGTATTTATTTTTTAACGTTATTCAAAGCGTACCTGTATTATTCACCCTCAATGCTGCCGATGCGATTTTAGTGTTAGGCGGGTTGGGGTTTTTGGGTTTAGGATTGCCAGAAGAAGTTCCAGAATGGGGACATGATTTAAAACAAGCTTTAGAAGCCCTACCTACTGGCATTTGGTGGACTACGCTTTTTCCTGGTTTAGCGATGACATTAATGGTGGTAGGGTTATCACTACTTGGTGAGGGTTTAAATGAATTTGTCAATCCCCGTTTACGACGACAAAATAGTATTCGGAAATAG
- a CDS encoding ROK family protein yields MVNSQVIGIDLGGTAIKLGRFDRDGNCLQSLTVATPQPSTPEAVVAVMVDAIAQIDPDNQTIAIGVGTPGPADAKGRIAKIAINLTGWRDVPLADWLEAKTGKPTIVGNDANCAGLGESWLGAGRYFQNFIMLTLGTGVGGAIILDGKLFIGHQGAGGELGLISFNPHGPICNSGNRGSLEQYTSITAIRRRSGKEPHELSTLAHAADAEALNFWQEYGRDLGIGLTSLIYVLTPEAIVIGGGISACFQFFLPAMKAEIEQRVMPTSRVDLQILSAELGNTAGIVGAAKLAWQQLLGL; encoded by the coding sequence GTGGTAAATTCTCAAGTAATTGGTATTGATTTGGGGGGAACAGCGATTAAGCTGGGGCGATTTGATCGAGATGGCAATTGTCTGCAATCTTTGACAGTAGCAACTCCCCAACCATCCACACCCGAGGCTGTGGTGGCGGTGATGGTGGATGCGATCGCCCAAATTGATCCAGATAATCAAACTATAGCTATTGGTGTTGGTACTCCTGGCCCGGCTGATGCGAAGGGACGGATTGCAAAAATTGCCATCAACTTGACAGGATGGCGAGATGTTCCTTTGGCCGATTGGTTAGAAGCGAAAACGGGTAAGCCGACGATTGTGGGTAATGATGCTAACTGTGCAGGTTTGGGCGAATCTTGGTTGGGCGCTGGTCGCTATTTTCAAAATTTCATTATGCTGACCTTGGGCACTGGTGTAGGCGGTGCCATTATCTTAGATGGCAAATTATTTATTGGGCATCAAGGTGCAGGCGGCGAATTAGGATTAATTAGCTTTAACCCACATGGCCCTATTTGTAATAGTGGTAATCGCGGTTCTTTGGAACAATACACTTCAATTACAGCGATTCGTCGCCGTAGTGGTAAAGAACCTCATGAACTAAGTACTTTGGCTCATGCTGCAGATGCAGAAGCTTTAAACTTTTGGCAGGAATATGGTAGAGATTTAGGTATTGGTTTGACGAGTTTAATTTACGTCTTAACACCAGAAGCGATTGTGATTGGTGGTGGTATTAGTGCCTGTTTCCAGTTTTTTTTGCCTGCAATGAAAGCTGAAATTGAGCAGCGAGTTATGCCTACATCCCGTGTAGATTTACAAATTTTGTCAGCAGAATTAGGCAATACTGCGGGAATAGTAGGTGCTGCAAAGTTGGCATGGCAGCAATTATTAGGGTTGTGA
- a CDS encoding CTP synthase, which produces MTKFIFVTGGVVSSIGKGIVAASLGRLLKSRNYSVSILKLDPYLNVDPGTMSPFQHGEVFVTQDGAETDLDLGHYERFTDTSMSRLNSVTTGSIYQSVINRERRGDYNGGTVQVIPHITNEIKDRILKVAKNTNPDVVITEIGGTVGDIESLPFLEAIRQFRKEVGRQNVLYMHVTLLPWIASAGEMKTKPTQHSVKELRSIGIQPDILVCRCDRPLPVGLKQKLSEFCDVAEECVITSQDAKSIYEVPLMLEREGMAEQVLDLLQMENREPNLVQWQNIVQHLHSPKYDIEIAIVGKYVRLGDAYISVVEALQHAAISTYGRLRLRWVNSETLETESAEKHLEGVDGVLVPGGFGIRGVDGKIAAIKYARDRQVPFLGLCLGMQCAVIEWARNVEGLKDANSAEFNPYTSAPVINLLPEQHDVVDLGGTMRLGVYPCHVLPNTLASKLYQEDVIYERHRHRYEFNNAYRNLLLESGYLISGTSPDGRLVEIVELSKHPFFLACQFHPEFQSRPNNPHPLFHGFIQAAIAHSLPPLVQQH; this is translated from the coding sequence ATGACTAAGTTTATCTTTGTAACTGGGGGCGTAGTTTCCAGTATCGGCAAAGGCATTGTAGCAGCAAGTCTGGGGCGTTTGCTCAAATCGCGCAATTATTCTGTATCGATTCTTAAACTTGACCCCTATCTGAATGTCGATCCAGGTACCATGAGTCCCTTTCAGCATGGGGAAGTTTTTGTTACCCAGGATGGTGCAGAAACAGATTTAGATTTAGGCCATTATGAACGCTTCACTGATACCTCAATGTCACGGCTGAACAGCGTTACTACTGGCTCAATTTACCAATCTGTCATCAATAGAGAGCGTCGCGGCGACTATAATGGCGGCACTGTACAGGTGATACCCCACATCACTAATGAAATTAAAGACCGCATTTTAAAAGTTGCCAAAAATACAAATCCAGATGTAGTAATTACAGAAATTGGCGGTACGGTAGGGGATATTGAATCACTACCGTTTTTAGAAGCAATTCGCCAGTTTCGGAAGGAAGTAGGACGGCAGAATGTGCTGTATATGCACGTTACTCTGTTACCTTGGATAGCCTCAGCTGGAGAAATGAAAACCAAGCCGACACAGCACTCGGTTAAAGAACTCAGATCTATTGGCATTCAACCAGATATTTTAGTTTGCCGTTGCGATCGCCCCTTACCTGTAGGATTAAAACAAAAATTATCCGAATTTTGTGATGTCGCTGAAGAATGTGTCATTACTTCCCAAGATGCCAAAAGTATCTATGAAGTACCTTTGATGCTAGAACGAGAAGGCATGGCAGAGCAAGTGTTAGATTTGCTACAGATGGAAAACCGCGAACCAAATCTCGTACAGTGGCAAAATATAGTCCAGCATCTGCACAGCCCCAAATACGACATCGAAATTGCAATAGTAGGTAAATACGTACGATTAGGTGATGCATATATCTCAGTAGTAGAGGCATTACAACACGCAGCTATATCCACTTATGGCAGACTGCGCCTGCGTTGGGTAAACTCAGAAACCTTAGAAACCGAATCAGCCGAAAAGCATCTCGAAGGTGTTGACGGTGTACTTGTACCCGGAGGTTTCGGTATTCGCGGAGTAGATGGAAAAATTGCCGCTATTAAATATGCCCGCGATCGCCAAGTCCCTTTCTTAGGTTTATGCTTGGGAATGCAATGTGCTGTAATTGAATGGGCGAGAAACGTTGAGGGCTTAAAAGATGCCAATAGTGCCGAGTTTAACCCCTATACTAGTGCCCCAGTCATTAACCTTTTGCCAGAACAACATGATGTAGTTGATTTAGGCGGAACAATGCGCTTGGGTGTTTACCCCTGTCATGTTCTCCCCAATACCCTAGCTTCTAAACTCTACCAAGAAGATGTAATTTATGAACGCCATCGCCATCGGTATGAGTTCAACAATGCTTACCGTAACCTTTTATTAGAGTCAGGTTACCTGATTAGTGGTACTTCTCCCGATGGACGCTTAGTAGAAATTGTGGAATTATCCAAGCATCCATTCTTTCTGGCTTGCCAATTTCATCCAGAATTTCAATCACGTCCTAATAATCCCCATCCTTTATTCCACGGATTCATCCAAGCAGCGATTGCCCATTCTCTTCCTCCACTCGTACAACAACACTAG
- a CDS encoding class I SAM-dependent methyltransferase has translation MNNVTSDLWNKIRQQFDSAPYPNIPLEKSPKKDISLLYIHNLATAYYLRNQQVIDSHNKVILDAGCGSGYKSLVLASANTGAKIVGIDISEESIKLAKHRLQYHGFDNAEFYVLSIYDLAKLNYKFDYINCNETLYLFPDIVQALKSMKSVLNNGGIIRANLHSAIQRFNIFCAQKAFTIMGLMEDNPGDLEIEIVTDTMKSLKDNVLLKDRTWSHDFEQDDKKERILMNYLFQGDKGYTVSDMFAALRAADLEFISMLNWRQWDLMSLFQQPDNLPAFLAMSLPEISMEEQLELFELLHPMHRLLDFWCGHPQPERTFTPIAEWDDSDWLNTKVYLHPQFNNLNFKSHIDNCINRSQVFPMFRNVTLNKETIYIDSSMALCLLPLFDKPYLMMDLVEYWQQRRPIDSLTGKPIETDQVFELVKNTLSTLEGFDCIMLEKLSS, from the coding sequence ATGAATAATGTAACCTCTGATTTATGGAATAAAATCCGCCAACAATTTGATAGCGCACCCTATCCTAATATACCGCTAGAAAAGTCTCCTAAAAAGGATATTAGCTTACTATATATTCATAATTTAGCAACTGCATACTATTTGCGAAATCAGCAAGTTATAGACAGCCATAATAAAGTTATTTTAGATGCAGGTTGTGGAAGTGGTTATAAATCTTTAGTGTTAGCTTCTGCTAACACGGGAGCCAAAATAGTTGGTATTGACATATCAGAAGAATCAATCAAATTGGCAAAACATAGGCTTCAGTACCACGGATTTGATAATGCAGAGTTTTATGTTCTGTCAATCTATGATTTAGCAAAATTGAACTATAAATTTGATTATATAAACTGTAATGAGACTCTATATTTATTTCCTGATATTGTTCAGGCACTAAAATCCATGAAATCTGTTTTAAATAATGGGGGGATAATTCGAGCTAATTTACATAGTGCAATCCAGAGGTTTAATATTTTCTGCGCTCAAAAGGCATTTACCATTATGGGATTAATGGAAGATAATCCTGGAGATTTAGAGATAGAAATTGTTACTGATACGATGAAGTCCCTTAAAGATAATGTTTTACTCAAGGATAGGACTTGGAGTCATGATTTTGAACAGGATGATAAAAAAGAGCGTATCTTGATGAATTATCTATTTCAAGGAGATAAAGGCTATACAGTTAGTGATATGTTTGCAGCTTTAAGAGCAGCAGACTTAGAATTTATTAGCATGTTGAATTGGCGGCAGTGGGATTTAATGAGCTTATTTCAACAGCCTGATAACTTACCAGCTTTTTTAGCTATGAGTCTACCAGAGATTTCCATGGAGGAACAGCTAGAGTTATTTGAGTTACTACATCCTATGCATAGACTACTAGATTTTTGGTGTGGACACCCGCAACCAGAGCGCACTTTTACACCCATTGCTGAGTGGGATGATTCTGATTGGCTAAATACTAAAGTCTATCTACATCCACAATTTAATAACTTAAATTTTAAAAGCCATATCGATAACTGCATCAACAGAAGTCAAGTTTTCCCCATGTTTAGAAATGTTACCTTGAATAAAGAAACTATTTATATAGATAGTTCTATGGCTCTGTGTCTACTTCCTTTATTTGACAAACCATATTTAATGATGGACTTAGTAGAGTATTGGCAGCAACGTAGACCTATTGATAGCCTTACGGGAAAACCCATAGAAACTGATCAAGTATTTGAACTAGTGAAAAATACCCTATCAACACTAGAAGGTTTTGACTGCATTATGTTGGAAAAGCTATCTTCCTAG
- the trxB gene encoding thioredoxin-disulfide reductase: MTNPTVENLVIIGSGPAGYTAAIYAGRANLKPVVFEGFQAGGLPGGQLMTTTEVENFPGFPQGITGPELMDRMKAQAERWGAELYTEDVISVDLSQRPFTVRSEDREVKTNSIIIATGATAKRLGLPSEHEFWSRGISACAICDGATPIFHGAELAVIGAGDSAAEESIYLTKYGSKVNLLVRSDKMRASKAMQDRILSNPKIHVHWNTEAVDIFGNGHMDGVKVRNTKTGEESTIHAKGLFYAIGHNPNTSLFKGQLELDEVGYIVTKQGSPETSVEGVFAAGDVQDHEYRQAITAAGSGCMSAMLAERWLSTSGLIQEFHQQPETPVNELEYQPAAHKTEAEQQAEFNLNATRHEGGYALRKLFHDSDRLLLVKYVSPGCGPCHTLKPILNKVVDEFDGKIHFVEIDIDKDRDIAENAGVTGTPTIQLFKNKELLKEVKGVKQKSEYRQLIENSL; the protein is encoded by the coding sequence ATGACTAACCCGACAGTAGAAAACTTAGTAATCATCGGTTCTGGGCCAGCCGGGTACACAGCGGCTATCTATGCAGGACGCGCTAACCTCAAGCCTGTGGTATTTGAAGGTTTCCAGGCTGGGGGATTACCTGGCGGGCAATTAATGACAACAACGGAAGTAGAGAACTTTCCTGGATTTCCCCAAGGGATTACTGGGCCGGAACTGATGGATCGGATGAAAGCTCAAGCAGAACGCTGGGGGGCTGAGTTATATACAGAGGATGTAATATCAGTTGACTTGAGTCAGCGTCCTTTTACGGTTCGTTCTGAAGACAGGGAAGTTAAAACCAACAGTATTATTATTGCTACTGGTGCAACGGCAAAACGGTTGGGTTTGCCCAGCGAACATGAATTTTGGAGTCGCGGGATTTCAGCTTGTGCGATTTGCGATGGTGCAACACCAATTTTCCACGGCGCAGAACTGGCTGTGATTGGTGCTGGTGACTCGGCGGCGGAAGAGTCTATTTACTTAACCAAATACGGTTCTAAAGTGAATCTGTTGGTACGTTCTGATAAAATGCGGGCTTCTAAAGCCATGCAAGACCGCATTTTGAGCAACCCTAAAATCCATGTACATTGGAACACAGAGGCCGTAGATATATTTGGTAACGGCCACATGGATGGGGTCAAAGTTCGCAATACTAAGACTGGCGAAGAAAGCACAATCCACGCCAAGGGTTTATTCTACGCTATTGGTCACAATCCCAATACCTCATTATTTAAAGGGCAACTAGAACTAGATGAGGTGGGTTACATAGTCACTAAACAGGGTTCCCCAGAAACCAGCGTGGAAGGAGTGTTTGCCGCAGGCGACGTGCAAGATCATGAATATCGCCAAGCGATTACGGCTGCTGGTAGCGGTTGTATGTCAGCAATGTTGGCAGAACGCTGGTTATCTACTAGTGGTTTGATTCAAGAATTCCATCAACAGCCAGAAACACCAGTTAATGAATTGGAATATCAGCCAGCAGCCCACAAAACTGAAGCTGAACAACAGGCTGAATTTAATTTAAATGCAACCCGTCATGAAGGTGGTTATGCTTTGCGGAAATTATTCCACGATAGCGATCGCTTACTTTTGGTAAAATACGTTTCTCCAGGCTGTGGCCCTTGTCATACCCTCAAACCAATATTAAATAAGGTAGTCGATGAATTTGACGGCAAAATTCACTTTGTCGAAATTGACATCGATAAAGACCGTGATATTGCTGAAAATGCTGGCGTGACAGGAACACCAACAATTCAATTGTTCAAGAATAAGGAACTGTTGAAGGAAGTCAAAGGCGTAAAGCAAAAGAGCGAATATCGCCAGTTGATTGAGAACAGTTTGTGA
- a CDS encoding O-linked N-acetylglucosamine transferase has translation MTQLVNEWQKQAKQYLVNEQYNAAVKLYEEAIKQEPEVKSYYWNLGLFLLLQGQETEAQFTWFTGLSELAEADGDTQELLEVLETEATRRITIEDYHVAWAIRQHIREISPENINNLLHIAYLITKLEAFKDDCPEILAEICNYLPLNIDNCDIRLLIDVMIEVLVYLTTVAEALDSIFNFVQVAFQAYSDTYVMGMIEAVMLQCIKFSAFYKRPDLASKFAELCLQRVPKNSHLEYTEILTLLSHFYQNEEKFEKGIETAKACYDLSNTLAEKICSNYLVLRGLMTSGSYWQEAYSRLQDQIILTQQLIDKEPGDINIVQVTRLFDALFFLPYFEDQPQRNHTIQHQLSSFCQAKVTNYYSESYKSYSEYLNLRKNNRSQNKSTLNIGYISHCFKRHSVSWLCRWIFKYHNPENFRIHCYFLHESEVLDNFTKNHFLNQSFKFHQFGLRNHEQIWSQIQEDEIDILIDLDSLTLDQACELMSIKSAPIQATWLGWDSSGLPSIDYFIADPYVLPESAQDYYSETIWRLPQTYIAIDGFEIDVPDLRRDDLGIPNDAIIYFMTQKGYKRHQPHLHLQMKIIKEVPNSYLLIKGDADPEKTKVFFEEIAQEEGVDFSRIKFLPYARSEAVHRANLQIADVVLDTYPYNGATTTLETLWMGLPLVTRVGEQFSARNSYTMMMNAGITEGIAWNEEEYLEWGVRLGKDEKLRQQISWKLRQSRHTSPLWNAKQFTYEMEKAYQQMWHRYLDS, from the coding sequence ATGACTCAATTAGTTAATGAATGGCAAAAACAAGCAAAACAGTATCTTGTTAATGAACAGTACAATGCTGCTGTTAAACTTTATGAAGAGGCAATTAAACAAGAGCCTGAAGTTAAAAGTTATTATTGGAATTTAGGATTATTTTTATTATTACAAGGTCAGGAAACAGAAGCACAATTTACTTGGTTTACAGGCTTATCAGAATTAGCAGAAGCAGATGGTGATACTCAAGAATTATTAGAAGTTTTAGAGACAGAAGCAACCCGACGCATCACAATTGAAGACTATCATGTTGCTTGGGCAATTCGTCAACATATCAGAGAAATTTCTCCTGAAAATATTAATAATCTATTACATATTGCTTATCTTATTACTAAATTAGAGGCATTTAAAGACGATTGCCCAGAAATTTTAGCAGAAATTTGTAACTATTTACCTCTCAACATCGATAATTGCGATATTCGTTTATTGATAGATGTTATGATAGAGGTTTTAGTTTATTTAACTACAGTAGCAGAAGCACTTGATTCTATATTTAATTTTGTGCAAGTAGCTTTCCAAGCATATTCAGATACCTATGTAATGGGCATGATTGAGGCTGTAATGCTGCAATGCATTAAATTTTCTGCTTTTTATAAAAGACCAGATTTAGCATCAAAATTTGCCGAGCTTTGTTTACAGAGAGTACCAAAAAATTCTCATCTTGAATATACAGAAATACTGACTCTATTGTCGCATTTCTATCAAAATGAGGAAAAATTTGAAAAGGGAATAGAAACAGCTAAAGCTTGTTATGATTTGAGCAATACTTTAGCCGAAAAAATTTGTTCAAATTATCTTGTTCTCAGAGGATTGATGACTTCTGGTAGCTATTGGCAAGAAGCTTATTCTCGCTTACAAGATCAGATTATATTAACTCAACAGCTAATAGATAAAGAACCTGGTGATATTAATATAGTACAAGTTACAAGGTTGTTTGATGCTTTATTTTTCTTACCATACTTTGAAGACCAGCCACAAAGAAATCACACTATTCAGCATCAACTATCTAGTTTCTGTCAAGCCAAAGTTACTAACTATTATTCAGAATCTTATAAATCATACAGCGAATATTTAAATTTACGTAAAAATAATCGTAGTCAAAATAAATCAACTCTAAATATAGGTTATATTTCTCATTGTTTTAAAAGGCATTCAGTTTCTTGGTTATGTCGATGGATTTTTAAATATCACAATCCAGAAAACTTTAGAATTCATTGCTATTTTCTTCATGAATCTGAAGTATTAGATAATTTTACAAAAAATCATTTCCTTAATCAGTCATTTAAATTTCATCAATTTGGTCTCCGCAACCATGAGCAAATTTGGAGCCAAATTCAAGAAGATGAAATTGATATTTTAATTGATTTAGATAGTTTGACATTAGATCAGGCTTGCGAATTAATGTCTATTAAATCTGCGCCTATACAGGCAACTTGGTTAGGTTGGGATAGCTCAGGATTACCATCAATAGACTACTTTATTGCTGACCCTTATGTATTACCAGAATCAGCACAAGATTACTACAGTGAAACTATTTGGAGATTACCCCAAACTTATATAGCAATTGATGGTTTTGAAATAGATGTCCCTGATTTACGTAGGGATGATTTAGGCATTCCTAATGATGCAATTATCTATTTTATGACTCAAAAAGGATATAAAAGGCATCAACCGCATTTACATTTACAAATGAAAATTATTAAGGAAGTACCTAATAGTTATCTTTTAATTAAAGGTGATGCAGACCCAGAAAAAACCAAGGTCTTTTTTGAAGAGATTGCCCAAGAAGAAGGCGTAGATTTTTCACGGATCAAATTTTTACCTTATGCCCGTAGCGAAGCTGTCCACCGCGCTAATTTGCAGATAGCAGATGTTGTACTTGATACTTATCCTTATAATGGCGCAACAACTACGCTAGAAACCTTGTGGATGGGTCTTCCCCTAGTTACAAGAGTTGGTGAACAGTTCTCTGCACGTAATAGCTACACTATGATGATGAATGCGGGTATTACAGAAGGTATTGCTTGGAATGAAGAAGAGTATTTAGAGTGGGGTGTGCGCCTAGGTAAGGATGAGAAATTACGACAACAGATTTCTTGGAAATTGCGTCAGTCAAGACATACATCACCGCTATGGAATGCCAAACAATTTACCTATGAGATGGAGAAAGCTTATCAACAAATGTGGCACAGATATCTTGATAGTTAA
- a CDS encoding type IV pilin-like G/H family protein, which yields MKTELKAKFLQHILGKKKEGEGFTLIELLVVIIIIGILSAIALPSFLNQAKKAKQSEAKTYVGSMNRGQQAYMTENDAFTASIDSMGIGIASQTANYKFTAVTGDNSGLAYAINDSSLVTSSSGLKNYGGHVYLKKIGANSELTSVAYLCETNNVGPRGSATITAGGTTCDSDGKLIK from the coding sequence ATGAAAACCGAACTAAAAGCTAAATTTCTCCAACACATCCTCGGTAAAAAGAAAGAAGGAGAAGGTTTCACCCTTATTGAATTGTTAGTTGTAATTATCATCATTGGTATTCTGTCTGCTATTGCTCTACCTTCCTTCTTGAACCAAGCTAAAAAGGCTAAACAATCTGAAGCTAAGACCTATGTTGGTTCTATGAATAGAGGTCAGCAAGCATACATGACAGAAAACGACGCATTTACTGCCAGTATTGATTCAATGGGGATTGGTATTGCTAGCCAAACTGCAAATTACAAATTCACTGCTGTAACAGGCGATAACAGCGGTCTAGCTTATGCAATCAACGACTCAAGCTTAGTAACATCAAGCAGTGGTTTGAAAAACTACGGTGGTCATGTGTACTTGAAAAAAATTGGTGCTAACTCTGAGTTAACAAGTGTAGCTTACCTATGTGAAACTAATAACGTAGGACCAAGAGGTTCAGCTACAATTACAGCAGGTGGTACAACTTGTGATAGTGATGGTAAGTTAATTAAGTAA